From Staphylococcus sp. M0911, a single genomic window includes:
- the xylB gene encoding xylulokinase: MKEVVLGIDLGTSSIKVIAVNQQGDVIESKNASLSLIQEQSGYSEQDPEDWFQATKKAIIALMSSSKMKDYDVKGMSISGQMHGLVIVDKDGHVLRNAILWNDTRNSEQCRQIIDKFGHRVNENPVLEGFTLPKMLWVQQHEPNIWKNVDYFMLPKDYLRYRLTGNIHMEYSDAASTLLLSPKTNQWTKDLGDTFEMGDIYPSLVASHAFTGNILPSIAEELGLNEDVATFAGGGDNACGAIGAGVIHDKETLCSIGTSGVILNVEHQSVTEYDDNLHFFNHAIPETYYAMGVTLAAGYSLNWLKNTFFEEESFDQLIQWAGQSTIGANGLLFAPYLAGERTPHGDALIRGSFIGISGQHTKADFVRAVIEGITYSLYDSIQLIRQAGNEINTVISIGGGAKSDFWLQLQADVFNTSVKKLKHEEGPSMGAAIIAAYGLGWYQSFEDCVNDFIKVENIFKPNMDKHKQYEYYHNIYKDIYTHTKDITAKLIK; this comes from the coding sequence TTGAAAGAAGTCGTATTAGGTATCGATTTAGGAACAAGTTCAATCAAAGTAATAGCTGTTAATCAACAAGGGGACGTTATTGAATCTAAGAATGCATCATTATCATTAATCCAAGAGCAAAGTGGATATAGTGAGCAAGATCCTGAAGATTGGTTCCAAGCCACTAAAAAAGCAATTATAGCATTAATGTCATCGTCTAAAATGAAAGATTATGACGTCAAAGGTATGTCAATTTCAGGACAAATGCATGGTTTAGTCATTGTTGATAAAGATGGACATGTCTTGCGTAATGCAATTCTGTGGAATGACACTAGAAACTCTGAACAATGTCGACAAATCATCGATAAATTCGGTCATAGAGTTAATGAAAATCCAGTTTTAGAAGGGTTTACTTTACCTAAAATGCTTTGGGTACAACAACATGAGCCTAACATATGGAAAAATGTAGATTACTTTATGTTACCGAAAGATTATTTGCGTTATCGTCTTACAGGTAACATACACATGGAATATAGTGATGCAGCAAGTACATTATTATTGAGTCCAAAGACAAATCAATGGACTAAAGATTTGGGAGATACATTTGAAATGGGGGATATTTATCCGTCACTTGTCGCTTCACATGCTTTTACAGGAAACATTTTGCCTTCGATTGCTGAGGAGCTTGGGTTAAATGAAGATGTAGCCACATTTGCAGGTGGTGGTGATAATGCTTGTGGAGCAATAGGAGCCGGTGTGATACATGATAAAGAGACTTTATGTAGTATTGGAACATCAGGTGTGATATTAAATGTCGAACATCAAAGTGTGACAGAATATGATGATAACCTCCATTTCTTTAATCATGCGATACCAGAAACATACTATGCGATGGGTGTAACTTTAGCAGCTGGATATAGTTTAAATTGGTTAAAAAACACCTTTTTCGAAGAAGAAAGCTTTGACCAGCTAATACAGTGGGCAGGACAATCCACGATAGGCGCGAATGGTTTACTATTTGCACCGTACTTAGCCGGTGAGCGTACACCTCACGGAGATGCATTGATTCGAGGTAGTTTTATAGGGATAAGTGGGCAACATACGAAAGCTGATTTCGTTAGAGCAGTGATTGAAGGTATTACGTATTCATTATATGATTCTATACAACTGATTCGACAAGCAGGCAATGAGATCAATACCGTCATTTCTATTGGTGGCGGTGCGAAAAGTGATTTTTGGTTGCAATTACAAGCAGATGTTTTTAATACATCAGTTAAGAAACTAAAACATGAAGAAGGTCCTAGTATGGGCGCAGCTATCATTGCTGCATACGGTCTAGGTTGGTATCAATCATTTGAAGATTGCGTTAATGATTTTATTAAAGTAGAAAATATATTTAAACCTAATATGGATAAGCATAAACAATACGAATATTATCATAATATTTATAAAGACATTTACACACATACTAAAGATATTACGGCTAAACTTATTAAATAA
- a CDS encoding MBL fold metallo-hydrolase: protein MTNQYKDNQSQSYSQLHQIAQGLYATPTTQLPFDPRFEFKSFILERNGENIIIYHSGHLKDVQPDIKKLGGAAKVLMNHDHESLGGPNQLDIPYVIHQDDAKALTSSITIHDYFNERQMLYDDLEVIPTPGHTPGTTMFLWDNGEHRYLFTGDFLCFEGDTWRTVILGSSDIESSIQSLELIKSLDFDVLVPWVSIKEGPVAYFVENDDEIQRQIQNIIDRVRNGENS from the coding sequence ATGACCAATCAATATAAAGATAATCAATCACAATCTTATTCTCAATTACATCAAATTGCCCAAGGCCTTTATGCGACACCAACAACTCAATTACCGTTTGATCCTCGTTTTGAATTCAAATCATTTATTTTAGAACGTAATGGTGAAAATATCATCATCTATCACTCTGGTCATTTAAAAGACGTACAACCAGACATAAAAAAATTGGGAGGTGCTGCTAAAGTTTTAATGAATCATGATCATGAATCTTTAGGTGGTCCTAATCAACTTGATATACCATATGTCATACACCAAGATGATGCTAAGGCCCTCACAAGTTCAATAACAATTCACGATTATTTTAATGAACGCCAAATGTTATATGACGATTTAGAAGTGATTCCTACACCAGGACACACCCCTGGCACGACGATGTTTCTATGGGATAACGGTGAGCATCGTTATTTATTTACTGGCGACTTCCTATGTTTTGAAGGTGACACATGGCGTACTGTTATATTAGGTTCCAGTGATATAGAAAGCTCGATTCAAAGCCTTGAATTGATCAAATCCTTAGACTTTGATGTACTCGTACCATGGGTTTCTATCAAAGAAGGTCCGGTCGCTTATTTTGTAGAAAATGATGATGAAATACAACGACAAATTCAAAATATTATTGACCGTGTTCGTAATGGAGAAAATAGTTAA
- the sdaAA gene encoding L-serine ammonia-lyase, iron-sulfur-dependent, subunit alpha, whose product MFDSIRETIDYAVEKDMAFADIMIQEEMELKGLTRDEVRANMKQNLDVMRDAVVKGTTGEGVESVTGYTGHDAAKLRDYNENNHALSGHEMIEAVKGAVATNEVNAAMGIICATPTAGSSGTIPGVLFKLEKTHDITEDQMIDFLFTAALFGRVVANNASVAGATGGCQAEVGSASAMAAAAAVSIFGGSPEASGHAMALAISNLLGLVCDPVAGLVEIPCVMRNAIGSGNALISADLALAGVESRIPVDEVISAMDKIGRNLPASLRETGLGGLAGTPTGEEIKRKIFGEAEDMVKNK is encoded by the coding sequence ATGTTTGATTCAATTAGAGAAACAATAGATTATGCAGTAGAAAAAGATATGGCATTTGCAGATATCATGATCCAAGAAGAAATGGAACTTAAAGGTCTTACACGTGATGAAGTACGTGCCAACATGAAACAAAACTTAGATGTTATGAGAGATGCTGTTGTTAAAGGTACTACGGGCGAAGGTGTAGAAAGTGTAACTGGCTATACAGGACATGACGCAGCAAAACTTCGTGACTATAATGAAAATAATCATGCGCTATCGGGACATGAAATGATTGAAGCGGTTAAAGGTGCAGTTGCTACAAATGAAGTTAACGCAGCAATGGGTATTATTTGTGCCACTCCAACAGCTGGTTCCTCAGGTACGATCCCAGGCGTATTATTCAAATTAGAAAAAACACATGACATTACAGAAGATCAAATGATTGATTTCTTATTCACAGCAGCATTATTCGGAAGAGTCGTAGCCAATAATGCAAGTGTGGCTGGTGCAACAGGTGGTTGCCAAGCTGAGGTTGGTTCAGCATCAGCAATGGCAGCAGCTGCAGCAGTATCCATCTTCGGTGGATCTCCGGAAGCTTCAGGTCACGCTATGGCTTTAGCAATTAGTAACTTACTAGGTCTAGTATGTGACCCAGTTGCAGGTTTAGTTGAAATTCCATGTGTTATGCGTAATGCAATTGGATCAGGCAATGCATTAATTTCAGCAGACCTTGCATTAGCGGGTGTAGAAAGTAGAATTCCTGTTGATGAAGTTATCAGTGCTATGGATAAAATCGGTAGAAACTTACCAGCATCATTACGTGAAACTGGTTTAGGTGGTCTAGCAGGTACACCAACTGGTGAAGAAATTAAACGTAAAATCTTTGGTGAAGCCGAAGATATGGTGAAAAATAAATAA
- a CDS encoding GNAT family N-acetyltransferase, translating to MIRQAQQSYLTSILDIYNDAIINTTAVYTYQPTNIEERQAWFNHKQQNGDPIFVFEKDDIVQGFATYGQFRDWPAYLYTIEHSIYVHPKYRHLGIASQLLIKLIEEAKDNNFRTLIAGIDASNTGSIKLHEKFGFSHSGTIKYAGYKFDQWLDLTFYQLDLYNIKRD from the coding sequence ATGATAAGACAAGCACAACAATCATATTTAACTTCTATTCTAGACATCTATAATGATGCTATTATCAATACGACTGCAGTATATACGTATCAGCCAACTAATATTGAAGAAAGGCAAGCATGGTTTAATCATAAACAACAAAATGGTGACCCTATTTTTGTATTTGAAAAAGATGATATCGTTCAGGGATTTGCGACATATGGTCAGTTTAGAGATTGGCCAGCTTATTTATATACCATCGAACATTCAATTTATGTCCATCCTAAATATAGGCATCTTGGTATTGCGTCACAATTATTAATTAAACTGATTGAAGAAGCTAAAGATAATAACTTTCGTACATTGATAGCAGGTATAGATGCATCTAATACAGGCAGTATTAAATTGCATGAAAAATTTGGCTTCAGTCACTCTGGCACAATCAAATATGCTGGGTACAAATTTGACCAATGGCTCGATCTTACTTTTTATCAACTCGATTTATACAATATAAAAAGAGATTAA
- a CDS encoding PTS sugar transporter subunit IIC: MNIILGVGTLVLVLIIMTLFLKFAPYGKQGLQALSGAACATFLPQAFLSYAIGGVFHIKFLQEIGDLAGSLSGIAVGILTCLNLGVSPVFAVIVGLVLHDFKLLPAFIAAYIVAFGIKLIEKKVPEGLDLIVVILLAPAITFGLASVITPGVMATLKQIGSAVTSVGDNNPYALAIILGLVIPVTGMTPLSSMVLTSLLGLTGVPMAIGAMTCMGSSFVNYVLFSRLHIGGKSKAFAVGIEPLTQIDLIAQYPVQLYGTNALIGMVNACIVTFMGVVIGVKGMATPIAGAIVLFGFNEPMKAIITIVIVAIVSIILAFIMSTIIKKFNLMNLSLNVPSRKNQVKESV; the protein is encoded by the coding sequence ATGAATATTATCTTAGGAGTGGGTACACTTGTACTAGTACTTATCATCATGACGCTATTCTTAAAATTTGCACCTTACGGTAAACAAGGATTACAAGCTTTATCGGGGGCTGCTTGTGCAACGTTTTTACCTCAAGCGTTTTTAAGTTATGCAATTGGTGGCGTATTCCACATCAAATTTTTACAAGAAATCGGTGATTTAGCAGGTAGTTTAAGTGGTATAGCAGTAGGGATACTTACTTGTTTAAACTTAGGCGTATCTCCAGTGTTTGCAGTTATCGTTGGTTTAGTACTACATGATTTTAAACTATTACCAGCATTTATTGCAGCGTATATTGTAGCTTTTGGAATTAAATTAATAGAGAAAAAAGTTCCAGAAGGACTAGATTTAATTGTTGTTATTTTATTGGCTCCAGCAATTACATTTGGTTTAGCAAGCGTGATTACACCAGGAGTTATGGCGACACTTAAACAAATTGGTAGTGCGGTTACTTCAGTTGGCGACAATAACCCTTATGCACTAGCAATCATCTTAGGACTAGTTATACCAGTAACAGGTATGACACCATTAAGTTCAATGGTATTAACAAGCTTATTAGGTTTAACAGGAGTACCAATGGCAATCGGTGCAATGACATGTATGGGAAGTTCATTCGTCAATTATGTCTTATTTAGTCGATTACACATTGGTGGTAAATCTAAAGCATTTGCAGTAGGTATCGAACCATTAACACAAATTGATTTAATTGCTCAATATCCAGTACAACTATATGGAACGAATGCATTAATTGGAATGGTAAATGCTTGTATCGTAACATTTATGGGCGTAGTGATCGGCGTAAAAGGTATGGCCACACCAATTGCCGGCGCGATTGTCTTATTCGGATTTAATGAACCAATGAAAGCAATTATTACAATTGTCATTGTTGCTATTGTAAGTATCATATTGGCATTCATCATGAGTACAATTATCAAGAAATTTAACTTAATGAACTTAAGTTTAAATGTACCGAGCAGAAAGAACCAAGTTAAGGAGAGTGTTTAA
- the sdaAB gene encoding L-serine ammonia-lyase, iron-sulfur-dependent subunit beta: protein MAKSYDYQSAFDIIGPVMMGPSSSHTAGAVKIGNSARAVLGDVPKSLEIRYYESFAKTHQGHGTDVAVVGGAMGYSTFDNRIKSALDIAKDEGIAVEIIEDEGESIGQHPNCAYIKADDANGRHIEVIGISIGGGTIKLKGIHVNGLEVEMNHGLPILEVDGPADKAQINHLINDLNDMEIEYKDELTQFNDDKSLVVLPLNKSIKESALDKIREKYSDFNVSYIN, encoded by the coding sequence ATGGCTAAAAGCTATGATTATCAAAGTGCATTCGATATTATTGGTCCAGTAATGATGGGACCGTCAAGTTCTCATACAGCTGGAGCAGTAAAAATCGGTAACTCAGCAAGAGCTGTTTTAGGTGATGTGCCTAAAAGTTTAGAAATTCGTTATTATGAATCATTTGCTAAAACACATCAAGGACACGGAACAGACGTCGCTGTAGTTGGTGGTGCAATGGGCTACAGTACATTTGATAACAGAATTAAATCAGCATTAGACATCGCTAAAGACGAAGGCATCGCTGTTGAAATTATTGAAGATGAAGGTGAAAGTATTGGACAACATCCAAACTGTGCCTACATTAAAGCTGATGATGCAAATGGACGTCATATCGAAGTCATTGGTATTTCAATTGGTGGCGGAACAATCAAACTAAAAGGTATCCATGTGAATGGACTGGAAGTAGAAATGAACCATGGTTTACCTATTTTAGAAGTCGATGGTCCAGCCGATAAAGCACAAATCAACCATTTGATTAATGACTTAAACGATATGGAAATTGAATATAAAGATGAATTAACACAATTTAATGATGATAAAAGTTTAGTGGTTCTACCATTAAATAAATCAATCAAAGAATCAGCATTAGACAAAATTAGAGAAAAATACAGTGATTTTAACGTTTCCTATATTAATTAA